Proteins encoded by one window of Pseudomonas coleopterorum:
- a CDS encoding aldo/keto reductase codes for MSDVRYRRLGRHGLQVSEITLGTMMFGGQTDDATAKRIVDDALEQGINAIDTANNYNDGASEITVGKLIAGQRSRWVLSSKFVNPNPGVQGPNGRGASRHSVVESVEGSLRRLQTDYLDLYYVHREDPFTPVEETVRALADLIRAGKIRGYGLSNHSSWKLAEFCRVADLLNVERPTVSQPLYNLANRQIESEHLPAAEHYGIGVVSYSPLARGVLTAKYEPGAEPGSDTRAGRSDPRLHQTEWRPESLDLAQRIKDHAQARGITSGQFALAWVLNNRLISSTIAGPRTEEQWRDYVPALQYRFTEEDEAFVDGLVVAGHSSTPGYTDPSYPVTGRRVQF; via the coding sequence GTGAGTGACGTCAGATACCGCCGCCTGGGCCGTCATGGTCTTCAGGTTTCCGAAATCACCCTGGGCACCATGATGTTCGGCGGCCAGACCGACGACGCCACTGCCAAGCGCATCGTCGACGATGCGCTGGAGCAGGGCATCAACGCCATCGACACGGCGAACAACTACAACGATGGCGCCTCGGAAATCACAGTGGGCAAGCTGATCGCCGGGCAGCGTTCGCGCTGGGTGTTGTCGAGCAAGTTCGTCAATCCCAACCCGGGCGTCCAGGGGCCGAATGGACGCGGGGCATCGCGGCACAGTGTGGTCGAGTCGGTGGAAGGCAGCCTGCGTCGTTTGCAGACCGACTATCTGGATCTGTATTACGTGCACCGCGAAGACCCGTTCACCCCGGTCGAGGAAACGGTGCGTGCCTTGGCCGATCTGATACGTGCCGGCAAGATTCGGGGCTACGGGTTGTCGAACCACAGCAGCTGGAAGCTTGCCGAATTCTGCCGTGTTGCAGACCTGCTGAACGTCGAGCGGCCCACCGTCAGCCAGCCGTTGTACAACCTGGCCAATCGGCAGATCGAGAGCGAGCATCTGCCAGCGGCCGAGCATTACGGTATCGGTGTGGTTTCCTATAGCCCATTGGCGCGCGGCGTGCTGACCGCCAAGTACGAGCCCGGCGCCGAGCCCGGCAGCGACACGCGGGCCGGACGCAGTGATCCGCGGCTGCACCAGACCGAATGGCGTCCCGAGTCGCTCGACCTGGCCCAGCGAATCAAGGATCACGCCCAGGCGCGAGGGATTACCTCGGGGCAGTTTGCCTTGGCGTGGGTGCTGAACAATCGGTTGATCAGCTCGACGATCGCCGGCCCGCGCACCGAGGAACAATGGCGGGACTATGTGCCAGCGTTGCAGTACCGGTTCACCGAGGAAGACGAGGCGTTCGTCGATGGCCTGGTCGTGGCAGGCCACAGCTCGACGCCCGGGTACACCGACCCCAGCTACCCGGTGACGGGTCGCCGGGTTCAGTTCTGA
- a CDS encoding putative bifunctional diguanylate cyclase/phosphodiesterase produces MTDLHRRNPCRLPTLLLLSLLTVVGLSMLWEFHLEASVMHWLNLPYDGDFEDAERWRFVLTASGFSMLSLILPTVVLKRLVVNTQSSYRRLQIIQAQTETLAKYDALSGLINRRVFMDVLHKHLDESRPVAILLIDLDHFKAINDQHGHSAGDSVLVEIAHRLQGIAAIHAGTAARLGGDEFCLMFQGHREESELSEIAELTVRWLSEPVLEATLRGRLGATIGISRSWMDAREASSLLHCADTAMYRGKNTGRSTFNFYDNDYERLMRAQADLDLALKQAVDREEIVPFFQPIVTLPSQQIVGFEVLARWLKPDGSTGMPGDFIPILERLGLIPAMTRSLVRQACRAASRWDDHLHLSLNVSATMITDELFPDHLFDQLKQENFPFERFEVEITEEALVGNLEAAQRNLSKLHGHGISVALDDFGIGYSGLYHLTRLSIDKIKIDRSFFEAGNIDHLPMVEAILGMARSLNMKVTAEGIEDFHQPYLPKWLAENGCHYAQGYLYGYPQAGSTIATAVPGPSIACVAAQN; encoded by the coding sequence ATGACCGATCTACACCGCCGAAATCCGTGCCGCCTGCCCACGCTTCTGCTGCTCAGTCTGCTTACCGTGGTGGGTCTTTCCATGCTCTGGGAATTCCACCTCGAAGCCTCCGTCATGCATTGGCTGAACCTGCCCTACGACGGTGATTTCGAAGACGCCGAACGCTGGCGCTTCGTCCTGACGGCCTCGGGCTTTTCGATGCTGTCCCTGATCCTCCCCACCGTTGTGCTCAAGCGCCTGGTGGTCAATACGCAATCGAGCTATCGGCGCCTGCAAATCATCCAGGCGCAGACCGAGACCCTGGCCAAGTACGACGCCCTCAGTGGGCTGATCAATCGACGCGTATTCATGGACGTCCTGCATAAACATTTGGACGAAAGTCGGCCCGTGGCGATCTTGCTGATCGACCTGGACCATTTCAAGGCCATCAACGATCAGCACGGTCACTCGGCGGGAGACAGCGTGTTGGTGGAGATCGCTCATCGACTGCAGGGCATTGCCGCAATCCACGCGGGCACGGCCGCGCGCCTGGGCGGGGACGAATTCTGCCTGATGTTCCAGGGCCACCGGGAAGAAAGCGAACTCAGCGAAATCGCCGAGCTGACGGTGCGCTGGCTGAGCGAGCCGGTACTCGAAGCTACGCTGCGCGGGCGCCTGGGCGCGACCATCGGCATTTCCCGTTCATGGATGGACGCCAGGGAAGCCTCGTCCCTGTTGCATTGCGCAGACACCGCCATGTACCGGGGAAAAAACACCGGTCGCTCGACGTTCAATTTCTACGACAACGATTACGAGCGGCTGATGCGCGCTCAAGCCGATCTGGATCTGGCGCTCAAGCAAGCGGTCGACCGAGAAGAAATCGTGCCGTTCTTCCAGCCCATCGTCACCCTGCCCTCACAGCAGATCGTGGGTTTCGAGGTCCTTGCACGCTGGCTCAAGCCCGATGGCAGCACCGGCATGCCCGGGGATTTCATACCGATCCTGGAGCGTCTGGGGCTGATTCCGGCGATGACGCGCTCGCTGGTCAGGCAAGCCTGTCGAGCGGCCAGCCGCTGGGATGACCACCTGCATCTGTCGCTGAACGTCAGTGCGACGATGATCACCGACGAGCTGTTTCCGGATCACCTCTTCGATCAACTCAAACAGGAGAACTTCCCGTTCGAGCGATTCGAAGTCGAGATCACCGAAGAAGCGCTGGTGGGCAACCTGGAAGCAGCCCAGCGCAACCTCAGCAAACTGCACGGGCATGGCATCAGCGTCGCGTTGGATGACTTCGGGATCGGCTACTCTGGCCTGTATCATCTGACGCGGCTGTCCATCGACAAGATCAAGATCGACCGTTCCTTCTTCGAAGCCGGAAACATCGACCATCTGCCCATGGTCGAGGCCATCCTGGGGATGGCACGCAGCCTGAACATGAAGGTGACGGCCGAGGGCATCGAGGATTTCCACCAACCCTACCTGCCCAAATGGCTGGCGGAAAACGGCTGCCACTATGCTCAGGGCTACCTATATGGGTATCCGCAGGCAGGCAGCACGATAGCGACTGCCGTTCCCGGGCCTTCGATCGCCTGCGTCGCGGCTCAGAACTGA
- a CDS encoding methyl-accepting chemotaxis protein, giving the protein MTWLRDAKLSTKMLVAFGLCAFITLAVGVLGARGISQLSDSLKNVFANNLVSVSKTAEAKSKAIAQLKDLYALIAAHAENDSQSVKDTIRQAMTTNQADSEKAFAIYRKTPLADDERAAGDQMERDWPIYQAQIQKVLTVLDSGNVQGARALMSGEIQQAYRTVMDELTIMVESNNRQIAEGARDAEEQEQAAITVLYIGIALAFLAALALGLFISRLISRPIATAVASAQLIAKGDLTHSIGSAARDETGQLLTALGEMQEGLKATIHQIADASNQLASAAEELNAVTEDGSRGLLRQNDEIQQAATAVTEMTSAVEEVARNAISTSEASKTASSQATDGLVQARNAVDAVNNATVEIQSSTTIVEDLAVQVRDIGKVLDVIRGIAEQTNLLALNAAIEAARAGEQGRGFAVVADEVRALAARTQSSTGEIESMIGAVRSRADQAVAAMGKSQGLVGDTQVLAKATGEALQSIATGIAQINDRNLVIASACEEQANVAREVDRNLINIQDLSTQTAAGAHQTSASTQDLSRLATSFNDLVSRFRL; this is encoded by the coding sequence ATGACGTGGCTGCGCGATGCAAAGTTATCCACCAAAATGCTCGTAGCCTTCGGGCTGTGCGCCTTCATCACGCTGGCCGTGGGCGTGCTAGGCGCACGCGGGATCAGTCAGCTGTCAGACAGCCTGAAAAACGTGTTTGCCAACAACCTTGTGTCTGTCTCCAAAACAGCCGAAGCCAAGAGCAAGGCGATTGCGCAACTCAAGGATCTCTACGCTCTGATAGCCGCCCACGCGGAAAATGACTCGCAGAGCGTCAAGGACACCATCCGCCAGGCCATGACCACCAATCAGGCGGACAGCGAGAAGGCCTTCGCGATCTATCGCAAGACGCCGCTGGCGGACGACGAGCGTGCCGCTGGCGACCAGATGGAACGCGACTGGCCGATCTATCAGGCGCAGATCCAGAAAGTGCTGACCGTTCTCGATTCCGGTAACGTCCAGGGAGCGCGCGCGCTCATGTCCGGCGAGATCCAGCAGGCCTATCGTACGGTCATGGACGAGTTGACCATCATGGTCGAGTCGAACAACCGGCAGATCGCCGAAGGCGCACGCGACGCCGAAGAGCAGGAACAGGCGGCAATCACCGTGCTGTACATCGGCATCGCCTTGGCCTTTCTGGCTGCCCTGGCACTGGGGCTGTTCATCAGCCGCTTGATCAGCCGGCCCATCGCCACGGCAGTGGCCAGCGCCCAGTTGATCGCCAAGGGTGACCTGACCCACAGCATCGGCAGCGCGGCGCGCGACGAGACCGGGCAGTTGCTCACGGCGCTGGGCGAGATGCAGGAAGGCCTCAAGGCGACCATTCACCAGATCGCTGACGCGTCGAATCAGCTCGCTTCGGCTGCGGAAGAACTGAATGCGGTCACCGAAGACGGCAGTCGCGGGCTGCTGCGCCAGAACGACGAGATTCAGCAGGCGGCCACGGCCGTGACCGAGATGACTTCGGCGGTGGAAGAAGTTGCACGCAATGCCATTTCCACCTCCGAAGCTTCGAAGACCGCCAGCAGCCAGGCCACAGACGGTCTTGTGCAGGCGCGCAATGCCGTGGATGCGGTGAACAACGCCACGGTCGAGATCCAGTCGTCGACCACCATCGTCGAAGACCTGGCGGTGCAGGTGCGCGATATCGGCAAGGTGCTCGATGTGATCCGCGGGATCGCCGAGCAGACCAACCTGTTGGCCCTCAACGCGGCCATCGAAGCGGCCCGTGCCGGCGAGCAGGGACGCGGTTTTGCCGTGGTTGCCGACGAAGTCCGGGCCCTGGCTGCACGGACCCAGTCTTCGACGGGCGAGATCGAAAGCATGATCGGGGCGGTACGTTCGCGTGCGGATCAGGCGGTGGCGGCCATGGGCAAGAGTCAGGGGCTGGTGGGCGATACCCAAGTGCTGGCCAAGGCCACCGGCGAGGCGTTGCAATCCATCGCCACCGGGATCGCGCAGATCAATGACCGCAACCTAGTGATCGCCAGCGCCTGCGAAGAGCAGGCCAATGTGGCCCGTGAAGTGGACCGCAACCTGATCAACATTCAGGATCTGTCCACGCAGACCGCGGCCGGTGCCCATCAGACCAGCGCATCGACCCAGGATCTGTCGCGCCTGGCCACCTCGTTCAACGATCTGGTGAGCCGCTTCCGTCTGTAA
- a CDS encoding TonB-dependent siderophore receptor: MLLCSVLPGLAIAATELPSSVIQATGEADGADSYTQARGETASKSATQNRDEAQTVNAVTARTLDDYQVKDLNDAMRFVSGVTQTNTLGGTKDALIKRGFGSNDDNSILRDGIRSAIGRNLGATTDHVEVLKGPASLMYGALEPGGVINVVSKQPQFTRSTTLSASGFSEGGGSLSMDTTGPLGDTDLAYRLVAERSHEDYWRNYGTDEHTLIAPSITWVGERASASLAYTYNDYASPFDRGTVFVGGRPADISYRDRLDEHWAKTVGISQSTTAKFEYQLSDAWRSRLTYGWTEDRYSLAIAQPNTLNGNTLRRIANGGHYDYESRYTALDLIGDQQLFGQRHEIVVGLDNESLDKYRGKTYRNANTAAGNIDIRNPVYGRLAEPTTVSAAQSNAENNLVTTSLYFKDNWHLNDRWILVFGGRQAHWDQYSDQGLGRSYAPGADSNGDEFIPFGGIVYQPSDTVALYANYSRSFVPNDADDAGNSFKPTEGRSYEAGIKYTPTAALNVNLAVYDIEKKNLVNSVLQSNGDSLDEAVGKARSRGIELDVTGEIAQNWSMIGTYAYSHTEVLKNAEAPEQEGNRLPNAPMHTASLYLTHHLALPAQTGQWHVGAGARYVGERAGDNANSFWMDSYTLADAFVRWDLPTQGYETRLQLNIDNLFNKEYYPATTGSSTLQVEEGALRTARLTASVKF; this comes from the coding sequence GTGCTGTTGTGCTCAGTCCTGCCTGGCCTCGCCATCGCAGCCACAGAGTTGCCTTCCAGTGTCATCCAGGCCACCGGCGAAGCTGACGGCGCCGACAGCTACACCCAGGCCCGTGGGGAAACGGCGAGCAAGAGCGCCACGCAGAATCGCGACGAAGCGCAAACCGTCAATGCGGTCACCGCCAGGACGCTGGACGACTACCAGGTCAAGGATCTCAACGACGCCATGCGCTTCGTCAGCGGCGTCACCCAGACCAACACCCTGGGCGGCACCAAGGATGCGCTGATCAAGCGCGGCTTTGGCAGCAACGACGACAACTCCATCCTGCGCGACGGTATCCGCTCGGCCATCGGCCGCAACCTGGGCGCGACCACCGATCATGTCGAGGTGCTCAAGGGCCCGGCGTCGCTGATGTATGGCGCACTGGAACCGGGCGGGGTCATCAACGTCGTCAGCAAGCAGCCCCAGTTCACCCGCAGCACGACCCTCAGCGCCTCGGGCTTCAGCGAGGGCGGCGGTTCGCTGTCGATGGACACCACCGGCCCGCTGGGTGACACCGACCTGGCCTACCGACTGGTGGCCGAGCGCAGTCATGAGGATTACTGGCGCAATTACGGAACCGACGAACATACGCTGATCGCGCCGTCGATCACCTGGGTCGGCGAACGCGCCAGTGCTTCGCTGGCCTACACCTACAACGACTATGCCAGTCCCTTCGATCGCGGCACCGTGTTCGTCGGCGGCCGACCGGCCGACATCAGCTACCGTGACCGCCTCGACGAGCACTGGGCCAAGACGGTCGGCATCAGCCAGAGCACCACCGCCAAGTTCGAGTACCAGTTGAGCGATGCCTGGCGCAGCCGCCTGACCTACGGCTGGACCGAGGACCGTTACAGCCTCGCCATCGCCCAACCCAATACCCTCAACGGCAATACGCTGCGACGCATCGCCAACGGCGGCCATTACGACTACGAAAGCCGCTATACCGCGCTGGATCTGATCGGCGATCAGCAGCTGTTCGGCCAGCGCCATGAAATCGTGGTGGGCCTGGACAACGAGTCGCTGGACAAATACCGCGGCAAGACCTACCGCAACGCCAACACCGCCGCCGGCAACATCGACATCCGCAACCCCGTTTATGGCCGTCTGGCCGAACCGACCACGGTCAGTGCGGCGCAGAGCAATGCCGAGAACAATCTGGTCACCACCTCGCTGTACTTCAAGGACAACTGGCACTTGAACGACCGCTGGATCCTGGTGTTCGGTGGCCGTCAGGCCCATTGGGACCAGTACAGCGACCAGGGTCTGGGCCGCTCGTACGCACCCGGTGCGGACTCCAATGGCGATGAATTCATTCCGTTCGGCGGGATCGTCTATCAGCCCAGTGACACAGTGGCGCTGTATGCCAACTACAGCCGCTCTTTCGTGCCCAACGACGCCGACGACGCGGGTAACAGCTTCAAGCCGACCGAGGGTCGCAGCTATGAGGCGGGGATCAAGTACACCCCGACCGCGGCGCTGAACGTGAACCTGGCGGTCTATGACATCGAGAAGAAGAACCTGGTCAACAGCGTGCTGCAGAGCAATGGCGACAGCCTCGACGAAGCCGTCGGCAAAGCCCGCTCACGGGGTATCGAGCTGGATGTGACCGGCGAGATCGCGCAGAACTGGAGCATGATCGGCACCTACGCCTACAGCCATACCGAAGTGCTGAAGAACGCCGAGGCGCCCGAGCAGGAGGGCAATCGTCTGCCCAATGCACCGATGCACACGGCCAGCCTGTACCTGACCCACCATCTGGCCTTGCCGGCACAGACCGGTCAATGGCATGTGGGCGCTGGTGCGCGCTACGTGGGCGAGCGGGCGGGAGACAACGCCAACAGCTTCTGGATGGACAGCTACACCCTGGCAGACGCTTTCGTGCGATGGGATCTGCCGACTCAGGGCTACGAGACGCGTCTGCAGTTGAACATCGATAACCTGTTCAACAAGGAGTACTACCCGGCCACTACCGGCAGCAGCACCCTGCAGGTGGAAGAGGGTGCGCTGCGCACGGCGCGGCTGACGGCCAGCGTGAAGTTCTGA
- a CDS encoding arsenic transporter has protein sequence MPHASLIIWGISLLATLGIITRPLRIPEYVWALAAAIGLVAAGLIAWSAALAAVLKGTDVYLFLVGMMLLAELARREGLFDWLATVAARQARGSAQRLFDLVFAVGTLVTIFLSNDATAVVLTPAVYAATRAAKVNPLPYLFVCAFIANAASFVLPISNPANLVIFGEHMPPLLAWLAMFSLPSLAAIGMTYLVLRLTQRRHLQQRLELIEELPHLSMGARLTAAGLGVTAVVLLTVSALDEALGLPTFLAAFATLALVHLYQRSNPWPVCKGVAWGVLPLVAGLFVLVEGIGQTGVTAHLASWLEQAAKQAPEQAHWWAGILVAIACNIGNNLPVGLLSGSINELGHLPPNVTGALVVGVDLGPNLSVTGSLATLLWLIAIRREGVQISAWAFLKLGAVVMPPALIAALWLL, from the coding sequence TTGCCCCACGCCAGTCTGATCATCTGGGGCATCAGCCTCCTCGCCACCTTGGGCATCATCACCCGCCCCCTGCGGATTCCCGAATACGTCTGGGCACTGGCGGCAGCGATCGGGCTGGTTGCCGCTGGCCTGATCGCCTGGTCGGCGGCTCTGGCCGCAGTGCTCAAGGGCACCGATGTCTATCTATTCTTGGTGGGCATGATGCTGCTGGCCGAACTGGCCAGGCGCGAGGGATTGTTCGACTGGCTGGCGACCGTTGCCGCCCGCCAGGCCCGTGGCAGCGCGCAGCGTCTGTTCGATCTGGTGTTCGCGGTGGGCACGCTGGTGACCATCTTTCTGTCCAACGACGCCACGGCCGTGGTGCTGACGCCAGCGGTGTATGCAGCCACACGGGCAGCCAAGGTCAACCCGCTGCCGTATCTGTTCGTCTGTGCGTTCATCGCCAATGCTGCCAGTTTCGTGCTGCCGATTTCCAACCCGGCCAACCTGGTGATATTCGGCGAGCACATGCCACCGTTGCTGGCGTGGCTGGCCATGTTCAGCCTGCCGTCGCTGGCGGCCATCGGCATGACCTACCTGGTCCTGCGCCTGACCCAGCGGCGGCATTTGCAGCAGCGCCTGGAACTGATCGAAGAACTGCCCCACCTGAGTATGGGCGCACGGCTTACAGCCGCCGGGCTGGGCGTCACGGCCGTGGTACTGCTGACCGTATCGGCGCTGGACGAAGCCCTGGGCTTGCCGACCTTCCTGGCGGCCTTCGCCACCCTTGCGCTGGTGCACCTGTACCAGCGCAGCAATCCCTGGCCGGTCTGCAAGGGCGTGGCCTGGGGCGTGCTGCCATTGGTGGCCGGACTGTTCGTGCTGGTGGAGGGCATCGGCCAGACCGGCGTGACCGCACACTTGGCCAGTTGGCTGGAGCAGGCGGCGAAGCAGGCGCCGGAACAGGCTCATTGGTGGGCTGGAATACTGGTCGCCATAGCCTGCAATATCGGCAACAACCTGCCGGTCGGCCTGCTCAGCGGATCCATCAACGAGCTGGGCCATCTGCCGCCCAATGTCACCGGCGCGCTGGTGGTCGGCGTGGACCTGGGCCCCAACCTGTCGGTCACCGGCTCCCTGGCGACCTTGCTGTGGTTGATCGCGATACGCCGCGAAGGGGTGCAGATCAGCGCCTGGGCCTTTCTCAAGCTGGGCGCCGTGGTCATGCCCCCGGCCCTCATCGCCGCGTTGTGGTTGCTGTGA
- a CDS encoding MFS transporter, producing MATSAPSRRNALSLDGLNFFLADVRDGLGPYLAIYLLAVHKWDPGSIGLVMTLAGLAALLTQTPAGALIDRTRRKRAVVVAAALLVTASCVVLPFITSFGLVAATQALGAIAGSVFAPAIAAISLGITGPKAFTRRTGRNETFNHAGNAFAALLAGGFAYLFGPVAVFYLMAAMALASVVAVSCVKADAIDHDVARGLEAHHQDGHDQPSGFKVLLGNRALLVFAVSCALFHLANAAMLPLVSQKLSQIDLSMATPLTSACIVAAQLVMVPAALLVGARADQWGRKPLLLAGFLILPIRGVLYTFSNDPYWLVGVQLLDGIGAGLFGALFPLVVKDLTHGTGRFNVSLGALTTAFGLGAALSNGLAGFVVQVAGYSAAFLTLAGVAGAAFLLLLTAMPETLRRDTEEEAVPCPTPV from the coding sequence TTGGCCACATCTGCCCCCTCGCGGCGTAACGCGCTGTCTCTCGACGGCCTGAATTTCTTCCTGGCCGATGTCCGTGACGGGCTCGGGCCGTATCTGGCGATCTACCTGCTGGCCGTGCACAAATGGGATCCTGGCAGCATCGGCCTGGTGATGACCCTGGCGGGGCTGGCGGCGCTGCTGACCCAGACACCGGCGGGCGCGCTGATCGACAGGACCCGACGCAAGCGCGCGGTGGTCGTGGCCGCCGCCCTGCTGGTCACTGCCAGCTGCGTGGTCCTGCCGTTCATCACCTCGTTCGGCCTGGTCGCCGCCACCCAGGCACTGGGCGCCATCGCAGGCTCGGTGTTTGCACCGGCCATCGCCGCCATTTCCCTGGGCATCACCGGCCCGAAGGCGTTCACCCGCCGTACCGGGCGCAACGAAACCTTCAACCATGCCGGCAACGCTTTCGCGGCCTTGCTCGCGGGTGGTTTTGCCTACCTGTTCGGGCCGGTCGCGGTGTTCTATCTCATGGCCGCCATGGCGCTGGCCAGCGTGGTGGCGGTGAGCTGCGTGAAAGCGGACGCCATCGATCACGACGTCGCGCGCGGGCTGGAAGCACATCACCAGGACGGACACGATCAACCCTCAGGTTTCAAAGTGCTGCTCGGCAACCGCGCGCTGCTGGTATTCGCGGTCAGTTGTGCGCTGTTCCACCTGGCCAATGCGGCCATGCTGCCGCTGGTCAGTCAGAAGCTTTCACAGATCGACCTGAGCATGGCCACGCCGCTGACCTCGGCCTGCATCGTCGCCGCGCAACTGGTGATGGTCCCTGCCGCCCTGCTGGTGGGTGCGCGGGCCGATCAATGGGGCCGCAAGCCGTTGCTGCTGGCAGGTTTCCTGATTCTGCCGATTCGCGGCGTGCTCTATACGTTTTCCAATGACCCTTACTGGCTGGTCGGCGTGCAATTGCTCGACGGCATCGGTGCCGGCCTGTTCGGCGCACTGTTTCCACTGGTCGTAAAAGACCTCACCCACGGCACCGGGCGCTTCAATGTCAGCCTGGGCGCGCTGACCACCGCATTCGGCCTGGGTGCCGCACTGAGTAACGGTCTGGCCGGTTTCGTCGTGCAGGTAGCCGGTTACAGCGCAGCCTTCCTCACCCTGGCCGGGGTCGCCGGCGCGGCCTTCCTCCTGCTGCTCACCGCCATGCCGGAAACCCTGCGCCGCGACACCGAAGAGGAAGCCGTACCTTGCCCCACGCCAGTCTGA
- a CDS encoding MFS transporter, giving the protein MKRGLNLVAAAFALTALSYGLARFAYGLLLPQIRAELALEATAAGWIGSGAFAAYCVGIVLTFVCSASFTPRTLAAFAGLTATAGMACIVVASSAWMMGAGVALAGLSTGLTSPPLASAVAAHFADEGRARANAAINAGTAAGIVFSGAAAAMTVSAWRELYALFALIGAAVTLWLWFALRKARSSETTAGFSLKILHRPGLAVLCASAFAMGLSSTAIWTFGADIRGTFGLSDTGIAWAWITLGTAGVSGAATGVLIERFGTARVHAFSLLGIVAAILTLAASGYSLVFGFVAMGVFGAAYIMSSGTYLIQGIALLPDRPDLGLGFAFLCLALGQTTGAPLFGATLDAVGVTGALFAFALPAVVAIFLRPRVG; this is encoded by the coding sequence ATGAAGCGCGGCCTCAATCTGGTCGCGGCCGCTTTCGCCCTCACCGCGCTTTCATATGGGCTGGCGCGCTTCGCCTATGGTCTGTTGCTGCCGCAGATCCGCGCGGAGCTGGCGCTGGAAGCGACCGCCGCTGGCTGGATCGGCAGCGGTGCCTTTGCCGCTTACTGCGTCGGTATCGTCCTGACCTTCGTCTGCAGTGCGAGCTTCACCCCACGCACCCTCGCCGCCTTCGCCGGCCTGACCGCCACGGCTGGCATGGCGTGCATCGTGGTCGCCTCGTCGGCCTGGATGATGGGTGCAGGCGTTGCATTGGCGGGGCTGAGCACCGGCTTGACGTCTCCACCGCTGGCGAGCGCGGTCGCCGCGCACTTCGCCGATGAAGGCCGGGCGAGAGCGAATGCCGCGATCAACGCCGGCACGGCCGCTGGCATCGTCTTCTCGGGCGCGGCAGCGGCCATGACGGTGAGCGCATGGCGTGAGCTGTATGCCCTGTTCGCCCTGATCGGCGCCGCAGTCACGCTGTGGCTGTGGTTCGCCCTGCGGAAGGCGCGGAGCAGCGAAACCACTGCGGGCTTCTCGCTGAAGATCCTTCATCGCCCCGGGCTGGCAGTGCTCTGCGCCAGCGCCTTCGCCATGGGCCTGTCGAGCACCGCCATCTGGACGTTCGGCGCCGACATTCGCGGTACCTTTGGCCTGAGCGACACCGGCATCGCCTGGGCGTGGATCACTCTGGGGACTGCCGGTGTCAGCGGCGCGGCCACCGGTGTACTGATCGAGCGTTTCGGTACGGCACGGGTCCACGCCTTTTCGCTGCTGGGTATCGTTGCGGCGATCCTGACCCTGGCGGCCAGCGGATACAGCCTGGTCTTCGGCTTCGTGGCGATGGGCGTATTCGGGGCTGCCTATATCATGTCTTCGGGCACCTACCTGATCCAGGGCATCGCCCTGCTCCCGGATCGACCGGACCTGGGCCTGGGATTCGCGTTCCTGTGCCTGGCGCTGGGGCAGACAACCGGAGCACCGCTGTTCGGTGCAACCCTGGATGCCGTCGGGGTCACAGGCGCCCTTTTTGCCTTCGCCCTACCGGCCGTGGTGGCGATCTTTCTGAGGCCTCGAGTCGGCTAG
- a CDS encoding TetR/AcrR family transcriptional regulator, with protein sequence MDKRTEILASATRTFETQGLRGVGIDQVLAPSGASTRTLYKHFGSRDGLVMAVLEDRHRQFMAQLASERADGGAIASLFDTLAHWVNVRGASGCMLLRARSEYAQANEAIVALVQQQKAQFHAEIAARVHTDLGCEEAALALQVWLLFEGATAAATVAGTAVIEAAKQAALTLMACAKAARS encoded by the coding sequence ATGGACAAACGAACCGAAATTCTCGCCAGTGCCACCCGTACCTTCGAAACCCAAGGCCTGCGTGGCGTTGGCATCGATCAGGTCCTCGCGCCCTCCGGCGCTTCGACGCGAACCCTCTACAAGCACTTCGGCTCCCGTGACGGTCTGGTGATGGCCGTGCTTGAAGACCGCCATCGGCAATTCATGGCCCAACTGGCCAGCGAGCGTGCAGACGGCGGGGCGATCGCATCCCTGTTCGATACGCTGGCGCATTGGGTGAACGTCCGGGGCGCCAGCGGGTGCATGCTGCTGCGCGCGCGCAGCGAATACGCCCAGGCCAACGAGGCCATCGTCGCCTTGGTGCAGCAGCAGAAAGCGCAGTTCCATGCCGAGATTGCCGCGCGCGTGCACACCGATCTCGGCTGTGAAGAGGCCGCGCTGGCCTTGCAGGTCTGGCTGCTGTTCGAGGGGGCCACGGCCGCCGCCACGGTAGCAGGCACGGCAGTGATCGAAGCGGCCAAACAGGCGGCGCTAACCCTGATGGCGTGTGCCAAAGCCGCTCGGTCATGA